One Skermanella pratensis genomic window, GGCGGTGGCTGCGGGTCGACGGAAGGCGGATCGACGGCGGTTACCGCGTGGCCGTCAGCGTCGACGTGACGGAGGAACGCCGCCGGCAGGCCGAGCTGGCCCGCCGCACCCGGCTGCTCGATGGCGTCCTGAACGCCCTGCCCGAGGGGGTCTGCCTGTGGAGCCCCGAGTCGCGGCTGGTCGGCTGGAACGCGAAGCTGGTCGAGCTTCTGGACCTGCCGCCGGACCTGCCGGCGGCGGGCCGGCCCCTGACGGAGTTCACCGCCTTCCTCGACGCGCGCGGCGAGGCGGCGCTGTCCGGCATTCCTCCCGGTGCGGCCGGCATGGCGGGCGTCCGCGAAACGCTGAGCTGGGACCATGTCCGCCCGGACGGCCATGTGCTGGAGGTGACGTCCGCGCCGATGTCCGACGGCGGCCGCCTGGTCCGCTATGCCGACATGACCGCGGCGCGGCGCGCCGGACGGGACCTCGCCGACCGGGAGGAGCGGTTCCGGCGCCTCTCCGCCGCCGCGACGGACGGGGTGCTGATCCACGACGGTGCCACCGTGATCGACGCCAACGAGGCGGCGGCGGCGCTGTTCGGGCTGACCGTGGGCGAGCTGATCGGCTGCCCGGCGGACCGGCTGGCGGCGCCCGAGGACTGGGCGGGGCTGCGCGACGCCCTGGCGCTGGAAGGGCGGGACGGTCCGATCCAGGGCGGCGCGAAGCCGGATCGCGGGGTTTGGCTCCTGCGCCGGGACGGCAGCCGCTTCCTGTGCGAAGCATCCCGGCGCCGGGTACCCTGGCAGGACCGGCCCGCCGCCGCCCTGTCGCTGCGCGACGTCACCGAGCGGCAGGACGTGGAGGACCGGCTGCGCGCCGCCCTGGCGAAGGCCGAGCGGGAGAGCCGCACCCGGTCGGACTATCTGGCCGCGATCGGCCGCGAGGTGCGGCCGGCGCTCAACGGCGCGCTCGGCACGATCGGCATGCTGGCGGAAAGCCGGCTGACCGAGCCCCAGCGCGCCCAGGCCGTCGCGGTCCGGGAGCTGGTCGAGAACCAGATGGCCACCCTGACAGGCATCATCGACCTGGCCCGGCTGGAGGACGGCAGGCTCCGCATCCAGGACGAGGACTTCGACCTGGTCGAACTGGTGGAGGGACTGGTCGACACGCTGGCCGGGCAGGCCGCCGCCAAGGGCATCGACCTCGTCGCCGGCGTCCCGGCCGGCGTGCCGTCGGCCCTGCGGGGCGATCCGAAGCGGTTGCGGCAGGTGCTGGAGACCCTGGCCGGAAACGCCGTCAAGTTCACCGAACAGGGGGGCGTCTCGCTGACCGTCACGGCGCCGGCTAGCACCGCCGGTTCCGTGACGCTGCGCTTCGATGTCGCGGACACCGGAACCGGCATCCCCGCCGCGGCGCAGCCCCAGGTTTTCGACGGTTTCGGGCTGGGCGGCACGGGAGCGCCGCGCCGGCACGGCGGCAGCGGGCTTCATCTCGCCATCGCCAAGCGGCTCGTCGGCCTGATGGGCGGCGGGATCGGGTTCGACAGTGCCGCCGGCGTCGGCAGCCATTTCTGGTTCACCGTGTCCCTGGCGCGCTCTCCGGACGGCGCCGCGCCGGCCGAGGCCGCCTCGTCGCTGGCCGGGAAACGCATCCTGCTGATCGAGGGGAACGGCGTCAGCCGCGAGGTGCTGACCCGGCAGCTCGCCGACTGGGGCGCCGCGGTCCATGGGGTCGCCAGCGGACGGGCCGCCCTGGAGGTGATCGTCTCGTCCGGAAGCAGGCGGTCCCCGGGCCGGGCCGCGTTCGACACCGCCCTGATCGACGACACCACCGCGGACCTGCCGGTCGCGACGCTGGCGCGCCGTCTCCGCGATGCCGGCGTCGGCCGCCTGATCCTGCTGTCCGGCATCGGCCGGCCGGGCCAAGGTCCGGCCATGGCCTGGCCTCAGCTGGAAACGGCCGGCTTCTCGGCCGCGGTCCGCAGGCCGGCGCGCCAGGCGGCGCTCCTCGCGGCGCTGCGCGGCGAGCCGGTGATGGAGCTGGGTCATTCCGGTCTTTCCGCCGTGCCGGAGAGGCCGGCCGGCGACGGGACCGCGTTCGGGAGCGATACCCTGCCGGCGGACGCGCCCCGGCTGCTCCTGGTGGAGGACAGCGTCACCAACCAGCTGGTCGCCGGCACCCTGCTGAAGGTCGCCGGGTACCGCGTCGATGTCGCGGCCAATGGGCTGGAAGCGGTCGCCGCGGTCCGCCGGGTACCCTATCTGATCGTCCTGATGGACATCGCCATGCCGGAGATGGACGGCATCGCGGCGACGCGGGCGATCCGCGCCCTGCCGGCTCCTGTCGGCGACATCCCGATCATCGCGATGACGGCGAACGCCATGGTCGGCGACCGGGAAAGGTTTCTCGACGCCGGGATGAACGATTACGTGCCGAAGCCGATCGAGCGGGTCCATCTGCTCGACACGATCGCCCGCTGGCTGCCCGCCACCGTCCCGGCGGTGCCGGTCGGCATCGCGGAGGCGGAGAATCCGGGCGTGGCGGCCGAGCCCGCGGAGGCCGAGCTGCTCGACACCGGCGTGCTCGACCAGCTCAGGCACGATCTGGACGAAACCATCCTGCCGGACCTGATCGACGCCTTCCTGTCGGAAGCCCGGGGGCGGGTGCAGCGAATCGCCGCCGCCGCCGCCGCCGGCGTGCTGGCGACGGTGGCACGGGAAGCCCATACGCTGAAAAGCTCCGCCGGCACTTTCGGGGCCGTCCGGCTCGCCGACGCGGTCCGCGCGATCGAGCGCGCCTGCCAGGCCGGCGACGAGGCGACGGTGCGGCGGATCAGCACCGGGGTTCCGGCCCTGCTCGAGGCGACGGCACGGGCCTATGACGGCCTGGGCGTGGCCGCGCGCGCCTGAGGGGCGCAGGGCGCGGTCCGTGGGGGGATCGTGCCCGAGGCGGTCCGGCTCCGGGTCGGCGGCATCCATGGCGACCGCCATCCATCCCGGGCTCTCCGGCGTCCCGGATAATCTCAGGACAGCATGATGCCGTAATGCAGGTTGGGCTCGCCGATGCCGTGGCCGCCCGTCGTCAGCTCCGCCGTGACGCCCACGAGGAAGATCGATGTGACGTCGTGATTGGCCCATCGGGGAAGGTGGACGAGCAGGCCCTCGACGCCGTCCCGGCTCGTCACCTCCTGCCGGAGAAAGTGGTCAACGTAGTACTGATTGACATTCCGGATCTCGACCACGTCCTCGCCGACCTTGAAGTCGGTCACCACGTCGTCGCCCCACCCGATGTCGAGGATGAAGTGGTCATGACCGGCGCCGCCCGTCATGATGTCGTCCCCCAGCCCGGAGATCAGGTCGTTGTCGCCCGAGTTGCCGTGCAGGACGTCATCGAAGGAAGAGCCTTTCAGCCGCTCGACATTGATCAGGATGTCGCCCGCGGCACCGCCCTGCCCGGCCAGAGGGGCCAGAGCACCGGGTTCGTTCAGGTAGGCGACCACGCCCTTGGAGGTCCCGGTATAGATCACGGTGTCGCGGCTGCCCGCGCCGCCGTCGACGATCTCCCGCGCGTTTCCCAGTCGGATGATGTCGTTGCCCCGGCCGGCATCGATATGGACGGTCGTGGCGCTGCCGTCCTCGATCAGCGGCCGGCCCTGGAACGGGGGATGCGGATAGTACCGGAGGGTATGGATCTCGATGGTGTCCGATCCGTCACCGGTAGCGACGCGGAACTCGTTGCCCCAGCCGCCGCCGTTCGAAAACGGCCGGATCCAGACGCTGTCGTCGTCCTCGCCCGTGATGACGTTGCCGCGCTTCGCCCCGTCGATGGAGATCCGGGATCCAAGTCGACCGGGGTCGCTGAAGCCGGTGTCATGGCCGGAGACATCCACATCGACGTGGACGAAGTCATCGAAAGTCGCGGCCGTGTCGCCGTCGGACCGCAGCGACAGGTTCTTGACCGAATTCCAGCCCCTGGTGGCCTGGAAAGTCTGAAAGAATTCCCGTTGCCCGTCCAATCCCATCTGCTCGCCCGAGGACGCCGTCATGACGCCCCGCCACCAGGGGCCGGCGCTCCAGCCGTTCCAACCCCGGTCGGTCTCGCTGTAGAAGGAGAAAGCGGCAGCTGCCGGAGTCCCCGGGACGGGGGAAGGCAGGCGCGTGATGTCGGTGCCGGGCAAGTACCACTGGTCGGGATCCGCTCCGTGGCCGACGGCGATCCTGGTCTTGGGGAAAGCTGGCATGGCATACCGCCGAAAAAGGGTTGTCTATACCCCGATCGGACAGGATGCTGCGGCGCTCCGCAAGGCCGCGATGGCGCCGGCCCTTTTTTATGACAGCGATTTCGAAACAATGGCCCGCCTTCCGGACGGCGGTCCGGGCATACGGGAACACGGCAAAGAAAAAGGGAGGAAGACCGCCGTCTTCCTCCCGCGTTTCGAAGTCTGGAGATCGATCTCTTGTTGTCTCAAGGGGACGATCGGCAATGCTTCGTCGCCCCGGAGGGATGATCAATCCAGGAGGCTGATGTTGACCGCCGCTTCCTTGCCGTTGTTTCCGCGCGCCAGTTCATAGCTGACCTTCTGGCCTTCATTGAGGCCCCGGATGCCCGAGCGTTCGAGAGCGGAGATGTGGACGAAGACATCCTTCACGCCATTCTCGGGTGCGATGAACCCATAACCTTTGGTAGCATTGAACCACTTAACCGTGCCAGTCGCCATGACTGTAACTCCCTGGTCGTCTTAGGCTAGCGCAGCCGGCATTCCCTGGTGATGCTGGCTGTATGTCGGGCCGGAACCCAACTTCGTGATCGATGGTGGAGCAGTCCGCCCCTAAGATATTATTGCGGCGCAGCGAAAACCCGAACCATAGATAACTTGAAAATTACGCTACCGACTTGAGTTGATTGGCACAAGCACAGAGTCCGCGGATATGTCTTTTTGCTCGTTCAGCTATGGTCCAAAGTGATTTTCCCTATGTCTAAAGAGCACGACTTGGATTTCGTCGCCGATTAGTGGTCCTGCATGGTGGTTTTGACGAGTGGTTCACGGGAAAGAAATGGCGCTGCCGGCCGGCAGGAGCCGGGATGCCGGAGCCGGACCACCGTTTCCCGACGGCTGTTCCGAACGGCAACCCAAGCGGGAAAAGACGGTCAGGCCCGGCCTTCGGCTTCCCAGGCCATCCGCTTGCGGTAGATGGTCGAGGCGCTGATGCCGAGCAGCGCCGCCGCCCGGGGTATGTTGCCGTCGCAGGCGGCGATGGCTTCCTCGATCGCTTCCTTCTCGACCAGCCACAGCGGCCGGATCGGCCGGGGTTCTGCGACGGCGGCCGCTTGGCCGCCCTGAGGCTCCAGAACCTGCGCGACCTGACCCGACTCCCCGAAACTCCGGGGCGCCGCCGGGGAGTCCTCGGCCGGAGCGGCATAGCGGTGCGAGGACTGGAACTGGAGCGCCGAATGCTGATTCAGCGGCGGCGGCAGCATCGCCGCCGCGACCTCCGCGCCGTCGTGGAGCACCACGACATTGCGGATCACGTTCTGCAGCTGCCGCACGTTGCCGGGCCAGTGGTAGTGCCGCAGCACCTGCTCGACGGCGGGGTGGAAATGGCTGAAGCTCTTGCCCTCCTCCGCCGCGTAGTCGATCAGGAACTGGCGCGCGATGTCCAGCACGTCGTCCTCGCGCTCGCGGAGCGGCGGCAGGTGGACCGGGATCACGTGCAGGCGGTAATAGAGGTCTTCGCGGAAGCGGTTCTCCTCGACCTCGCGCAGGGGGTCGCGGTTGGTGGCGCACAGGATGCGGAGGTCCACCTTCTCCAGCCGGGTGCCGCCGACCTTCTGGAAAGTGCCGGTCTGGATGAAGCGGAGCAGCTTCGTCTGCAGCCCCAGCTCCATCTCGCAGATCTCGTCCAGGAACAGCGTCCCTCCATCGGCCCGGGCGGCGGCACCCTCCCGCTCCGCCACGGCGCCGGTGAAGGCGCCCTTCGCGTGGCCGAAGATCTCGCTCTCCATCAGTTCCTTCGGGATCGCGCCGCAATTGATCGCGACGAACGGCTTGTCGCGGCGCGGGCTCTGCCGGTGGATGGCTTCCGCGCAGACTTCCTTGCCTGTGCCCGACTCGCCGGTGATGAACACGGTGGCCCGGCTGGCGGCCGCGCTGTCGATGATCCGGTAGACCGCCTGCATCGGGAACGAGCTGCCGATGAATCCGTGGAAGCGGCTGCGGCCGAGTTCGTCGGTGAAGGTGTCGACGATCTGGGCGAGGCGCAGCCGCTCGACCGCGTTGCGGACGGTGACCAGCAGCCGGTCCGCCGTGAACGGCTTGACGACGAAATCATAGGCGCCGTACCGCATCGCCTCCACCGCGAGGTTGACGGAGGCATGCGCGGTGATGACGACCACCGCGGTCGGGATCTGCTGGCCGGAGACATGCTTGAGGATCTCCATGCCGTTCATGTCGGGCAACTGGAGGTCGAGCAGCACGACCTGGGGCACGGTTTCCCGCAGGGCTTCCAGGGCGGCCGCGCCGGTCTCCACGGTTTCGACCGTGAAAGCAGCCTTTTTCAGATATTCGGCGTAGACACGGGCCAGGGAGGGAGTGTCTTCGACCAGCAGAACCTTGGCGATGACGATGATCTTTCTGTCGCTTAGAGAAAGATTGATACAATGCATCCTACCCGATCTCACCGAGCCGGAGCAACGTTCCGGTGGTACGGCTGACGGATTGCACGAATCGGCAATCCCTGCCACCGTTATGCCGCCGCGGCGCAGGCAATCGCGCCGTGACGTGCAAGGGTCTTGAAGCAAAAGAGAAAAATTGGAGGAATAATGCGCCTGGCCAACAAAATCGCAATCGTCACCGGTGCCGGATCCGGCTTCGGCGAAGGCATCGCGCGGACCTTCGCGCGCGAGGGGGCCAGCGTCGTGGTCAACGATCTCGACGAGGAACGGGGCCGCCGGGTCGCCGACTCGATCTCGTCGGCGCGGGAGGGCGCCGCGGTGTTCTTCAAGGCCGACGTCACCGACGACGGCGCGGTCAAGGCCATGGTCGAGGCCGCCGGGGAGCGGTTCGGCGGGCTGGACATCATGGTCAACAACGCCGGCTACACCCACCGCAACAAGCCGATGCTGGAGGTGACCGAGGCCGAGTTCGACCGGATCTACGCGGTCAACGTCAAGGCCCTGTTCCTGGCGGCCCGGCACGTGGTGCCGGCGCTGGAGCGGCGCGGCGGCGGCGTGATCCTGACCACGGCCTCGACCGCCGGCCTCCGGCCGCGCCCGGGGCTGACCTGGTACAACAGCTCCAAGGGGGCGGCGATCGTCGCCACCAAATCCATGGCGGTGGAACTGGCGCCGCTGAAGATCCGGGTCAACGCGCTGTGCCCGGTGATCGGGGACACCGGGATGATCCAGGACTTCATGGGCGAGGACACGCCCGAGCGGCGGCGCCAGTTCACCGCGACCATCCCGCTCGGCCGCATGAGCCGGCCCGACGACATCGCCAACGCGGCACTCTACCTGGTGTCCGACGAGGCCGAATTCATCACCGGAGTGGCACTGGAGGTGGATGGCGGCCGTTGCATATGAATTCGGTTGCAAGGGACAAGACGGCGGCTGCAAGGATGGGCGTACCGGCACCCGGCCAGGAGATCTGATTGCCGATTCCCGACGATTTTGCCCAGGACCCCGCCGCCCGGCGGATCGCGGAACTGGAGGAGCGGCTGCGGGCGGAAACCGCGGCGCGCCTCCGGGCCGAGGAGGCGGCCGGCGACTGGCGGAGCCGGTACGAGGCGACGGTGATGGCCGCCGGCCACGTGTTCTACGATTGGGACGCGCGGACCGACGCCATGTCCTGGGGCGGCGGCTGCGAGGAGGTGCTGGGCTGGACCGCGGATGAGCTGGCCGAGGGCGGCCTGGCCCATACCATAGAGCTGATCCATCCCGAGGACCGCGCCGCCTTCGAAAGGGAAATCGCCCGCGTCCGCGCCACCCGGATGCCGTTCCACCTGGAATACCGGTTCCGCCACAAGGACGGACGCTGGATGACCATGCAGGACGACGGGCGCTTCTTCTTCGATGCCGAGGGAAAGCCGCTGCGCATGCTGGGCTTCCTGGTCGACATGACCGGGCGCAAGGCGATCGAGGCGGAACTGCTGCGCCAGGCCGCGGAGCTGGACGCGGTGATCGAGAGCATCCCCGACGCGGTCTATGTCGGAACCCTGGCCGGCATCGCCCGCTGCAACCGGCGCGCCCTGGACATGCTGGGCCTGGACAGCCTGGAGGACCTGAACCACCCGGTGCCGGAACTGGCGGAGCTGATCCAGGTCCGCGACGCCCGCACCGGGGTGCCGCTGCGCCCGGACGAGCAGACTTTCCTGCGGGCCTTGGCCGGGCACCGCACCGTCCGGGACGTGCTGGTCCGCAACGTCAGGACCGGGCGCGACCTGGTTCTCCGGTCGGCGGCGGCGCCGATCCGGCTGGGCGATTCGATCCTGGGGGCGGTCGCGATCAATACCGACGTGACCCAGGCCAGCGACGACGGCCGCCGCCTGCTCGAAAGCGAGCTTCGGCTGAGGCTTGCGGTGGAGGCCGCCGACCTGGGCACCTGGGTGATCGACCCGGAGAGCGGCGCGGTGGAAGCGTCCGAGCGCTGCAAGACCATGCTGGGCCTGGCGCCCGACGCGGTCATCAGCATGAACACAAAGCTGGAGCTGATCGACCACGACCACCGCAGGGCGGTCAGGGAGGCGCTGCGGCGGGCCTGCGATCCCGGGGGCGACGGGCGGTTCGACCTGGAGTTCCGCGTCCGCCGGCCGGACGGCTCGGTCCGCTGGATCGCGTCGCGCGGCCGCAGCCAGTTCGCCGAGACCGATGGCGCCCGGAAGGCGGTCCGGATCGACGGCACCGTGCGCGACGTTACCCGGCGCCGCCGCGTCGACGAGCACCAGAAGACCCTGCTGGCGGAGCTGAGCCACCGGGTCAAGAACACGCTGGCGATCGTCCAGGCGATCGCCTCGCAGACCCTGCGGCGGAGTTCGAGCCGGGAGGATTTCGTCCAGTCCTTCTCCGGCCGGCTCGGCGCGCTGTCCCGCGCCCACAGCCTGCTGACCGACCAGAACTGGGAAGCGGCCTACCTGCCCGATCTGGTCGCCCAGACATTGGAACCCTATCGGGCCAACGGCACCGCGATCCGGCTGGCGCTTCAGCCGATCGCGCTCAACCCGGCGGGCGCCGTCGCGCTTGCCATGGTGTTCCACGAACTGACCACCAACGCGGCCAAGTACGGCGCGCTGTCCGATCCGGGCGGGAGCTTGGCGGTCGACTGCGTGCTGGAGATCGCGCCGGCGGGCCGACGCCTGACGGTCCGCTGGGCCGAGACGACCCGGCTGCCGGGCGGTCCGGCGACCGGGCGGGGGTTCGGCATGAACCTGATCGAGCGGACCGTCGGCGGCCAGCTTGAGGGGGAGGTCGAGTTCGACTGGCGCGCCGACGGACTGCTGTGCCGCATGGCGCTGCCCTGGGAATCGGTCGCGGGACCATGAGCGGGGGCTCTGATACCTGCTCCGTGTGCCTCCCGTGCCGGATGTCGCTACAGCCAGCCCTTGCGGCGGAAAAAGAGCAGCGGCAGGATCGCCGAGACGACCATCACCAGGAGCGCCAGGGGATAGCCCCAGGATTCGTCCAGTTCGGGCATGAACTGGAAATTCATGCCATAGATGCTGGCGATCAGGGTCGGCGGCAGGAACACCACGGCGACGACCGAGAAGATCTTGATGATGCCGTTCTGCTCGATGTTGATGACGCCGAGCGTCGCGTCGAGCAGGAAGTTGGTCTGGTGGCTGAGATAGCCCGCATGCTCGCCGAGCGACCGCAGGTCGCGGTTGAGGCTCTTCAGCAGCGCCTTCTGCTCCTTGTCCAGCCGGCCGGCGCTGACCGTCGCCAGATAGGCCACCAGGGACTTGGTCAGTTTCCCCGGTCGGCGGGTGTGTCGAGGTGATGTGAGGGCTTCCCATGATGAGGGTGGACATGGTTGTCTAAGCCATGTCCGTAGCGCCGCTTCCAGACTTGGACGCCCTGTCTCTCGCCGAGCTGAAGAAGCTGGTGGTCGAGCTGCTGGTTCGCGTATCGACATTGGAAGAGGAGAACCAGCAGCTGCGGGCAGAGAACGCCCAGCTGAAGGATCTACCGAAGAAACCGAAGCTGGCACCGGGCGGCATGGACAAGGCGACAGAGCCGGACAGGCGGGCCAGGACCAAGGAGGCGCGCCGGCAGCGGCGCAACCGGCAGAGTGGCCGGCGCACCCCGCCGGTGACCACGGAGCGCACCCTTGTCATCGAGGCCCCGGCGGGCTCGCGCCGGCGCGGCTTCGAGCCCTTCACCGTGCAGGATCTGATCCTGGCGCCGCAGGTCATCCGCTTCCGCCGCGAGCGCTGGGTGACACCGGACGGCCAGGAGATCATCGCACCGCTGCCGCCCGAGGTGCGCGGCCACTTTGGCCCCGGGATCGTGCGCTTCGTGCTGATGCAGCACGTCCAGGGGCAGGTGACGGTGGAGCGCCTGCGCGCCCAGCTGAGAGGCCTGGGCGTGCGCATTTCCAAGGGTCAGATTATCACCCTCCTGACGGCCAACAAGGATGCTTTCCATGCCGAGAAGGACGCCATCCTGGAGGCCGGGCTGGCAACTGCCGCCTGGGTGACGGTCGATGATACCGGCGCCCGCCACGCTGGGGCCAACGAGTACACGACGCACATTGGCAATGACCGCTTCGCCTGGTTCGCTACCCGGCCGTCGAAGAGCCGACTGAACTTCCTCGACCTACTCCGTGCCGGCCATCCCGACTACGTGATCAATGCCACGGCGCTGGCCTACCTGGTCGAACACGGCGTGCCGGAAAGCATCGTCGCCGCTCTGCTCGCCGCCGGACCCCGGAGCTTTGCCGACGATGCGGCGTGGCAGGCCCAGCTGGACAGCTTCGGCTTCGGCGCCGGTCATCGTCGGCGGGTCACCGAGGCGGCCATGGTCGGAGCCATCGTCGCCCGCGGCCTGCTGACCGACACCGTGATCATCTCCGATGATGCCGGTCAGTTCGACGTTTTCCAGCACGCCTTGTGTTGGATCCACGCCGAGCGCCATCTCCGCCGGATCGTCTGCGTGACCAACGAGCAGCAGCGCCAGGTCGCGCTGCAGCGCCAGCTGGTCTGGTGGTTCTACGCCGATCTCAAACTCTACAAGGACGACCCGAACGCCATCCGCCGAACGGCGTTGAGGCGGCGCTTCGATCGGATCTTCACCCGGGTCACCGGCTTTGCCGAACTCGATGAGGCCGTCGCCCGGACCCTTGCCAACAAGGACGAGCTGCTGCTTGTCCTCGACCGGCCAGATATCCCGCTGCACACCAACGGCTCGGAGAACGATGTCCGCAGCTTCGTCACCAA contains:
- a CDS encoding PAS-domain containing protein, whose translation is MTRPAEKDTRFRPTKRSMARIIAVVTLAAGGTLLPSNGGAGMIVLKAACAAGLIGMVLAGTAASERRVRVARAAERRTDHARQVLADAIESLPDGIAIFDRADRLVMSNQRFLELNSPAPRPAAAGPVPRASQAEDPVGSPAEDGCPMPDGRWLRVDGRRIDGGYRVAVSVDVTEERRRQAELARRTRLLDGVLNALPEGVCLWSPESRLVGWNAKLVELLDLPPDLPAAGRPLTEFTAFLDARGEAALSGIPPGAAGMAGVRETLSWDHVRPDGHVLEVTSAPMSDGGRLVRYADMTAARRAGRDLADREERFRRLSAAATDGVLIHDGATVIDANEAAAALFGLTVGELIGCPADRLAAPEDWAGLRDALALEGRDGPIQGGAKPDRGVWLLRRDGSRFLCEASRRRVPWQDRPAAALSLRDVTERQDVEDRLRAALAKAERESRTRSDYLAAIGREVRPALNGALGTIGMLAESRLTEPQRAQAVAVRELVENQMATLTGIIDLARLEDGRLRIQDEDFDLVELVEGLVDTLAGQAAAKGIDLVAGVPAGVPSALRGDPKRLRQVLETLAGNAVKFTEQGGVSLTVTAPASTAGSVTLRFDVADTGTGIPAAAQPQVFDGFGLGGTGAPRRHGGSGLHLAIAKRLVGLMGGGIGFDSAAGVGSHFWFTVSLARSPDGAAPAEAASSLAGKRILLIEGNGVSREVLTRQLADWGAAVHGVASGRAALEVIVSSGSRRSPGRAAFDTALIDDTTADLPVATLARRLRDAGVGRLILLSGIGRPGQGPAMAWPQLETAGFSAAVRRPARQAALLAALRGEPVMELGHSGLSAVPERPAGDGTAFGSDTLPADAPRLLLVEDSVTNQLVAGTLLKVAGYRVDVAANGLEAVAAVRRVPYLIVLMDIAMPEMDGIAATRAIRALPAPVGDIPIIAMTANAMVGDRERFLDAGMNDYVPKPIERVHLLDTIARWLPATVPAVPVGIAEAENPGVAAEPAEAELLDTGVLDQLRHDLDETILPDLIDAFLSEARGRVQRIAAAAAAGVLATVAREAHTLKSSAGTFGAVRLADAVRAIERACQAGDEATVRRISTGVPALLEATARAYDGLGVAARA
- a CDS encoding cold-shock protein, whose amino-acid sequence is MATGTVKWFNATKGYGFIAPENGVKDVFVHISALERSGIRGLNEGQKVSYELARGNNGKEAAVNISLLD
- a CDS encoding sigma-54-dependent transcriptional regulator translates to MHCINLSLSDRKIIVIAKVLLVEDTPSLARVYAEYLKKAAFTVETVETGAAALEALRETVPQVVLLDLQLPDMNGMEILKHVSGQQIPTAVVVITAHASVNLAVEAMRYGAYDFVVKPFTADRLLVTVRNAVERLRLAQIVDTFTDELGRSRFHGFIGSSFPMQAVYRIIDSAAASRATVFITGESGTGKEVCAEAIHRQSPRRDKPFVAINCGAIPKELMESEIFGHAKGAFTGAVAEREGAAARADGGTLFLDEICEMELGLQTKLLRFIQTGTFQKVGGTRLEKVDLRILCATNRDPLREVEENRFREDLYYRLHVIPVHLPPLREREDDVLDIARQFLIDYAAEEGKSFSHFHPAVEQVLRHYHWPGNVRQLQNVIRNVVVLHDGAEVAAAMLPPPLNQHSALQFQSSHRYAAPAEDSPAAPRSFGESGQVAQVLEPQGGQAAAVAEPRPIRPLWLVEKEAIEEAIAACDGNIPRAAALLGISASTIYRKRMAWEAEGRA
- a CDS encoding SDR family oxidoreductase, which codes for MRLANKIAIVTGAGSGFGEGIARTFAREGASVVVNDLDEERGRRVADSISSAREGAAVFFKADVTDDGAVKAMVEAAGERFGGLDIMVNNAGYTHRNKPMLEVTEAEFDRIYAVNVKALFLAARHVVPALERRGGGVILTTASTAGLRPRPGLTWYNSSKGAAIVATKSMAVELAPLKIRVNALCPVIGDTGMIQDFMGEDTPERRRQFTATIPLGRMSRPDDIANAALYLVSDEAEFITGVALEVDGGRCI
- a CDS encoding PAS domain-containing protein, with translation MPIPDDFAQDPAARRIAELEERLRAETAARLRAEEAAGDWRSRYEATVMAAGHVFYDWDARTDAMSWGGGCEEVLGWTADELAEGGLAHTIELIHPEDRAAFEREIARVRATRMPFHLEYRFRHKDGRWMTMQDDGRFFFDAEGKPLRMLGFLVDMTGRKAIEAELLRQAAELDAVIESIPDAVYVGTLAGIARCNRRALDMLGLDSLEDLNHPVPELAELIQVRDARTGVPLRPDEQTFLRALAGHRTVRDVLVRNVRTGRDLVLRSAAAPIRLGDSILGAVAINTDVTQASDDGRRLLESELRLRLAVEAADLGTWVIDPESGAVEASERCKTMLGLAPDAVISMNTKLELIDHDHRRAVREALRRACDPGGDGRFDLEFRVRRPDGSVRWIASRGRSQFAETDGARKAVRIDGTVRDVTRRRRVDEHQKTLLAELSHRVKNTLAIVQAIASQTLRRSSSREDFVQSFSGRLGALSRAHSLLTDQNWEAAYLPDLVAQTLEPYRANGTAIRLALQPIALNPAGAVALAMVFHELTTNAAKYGALSDPGGSLAVDCVLEIAPAGRRLTVRWAETTRLPGGPATGRGFGMNLIERTVGGQLEGEVEFDWRADGLLCRMALPWESVAGP
- a CDS encoding CorA family divalent cation transporter: MAYLATVSAGRLDKEQKALLKSLNRDLRSLGEHAGYLSHQTNFLLDATLGVINIEQNGIIKIFSVVAVVFLPPTLIASIYGMNFQFMPELDESWGYPLALLVMVVSAILPLLFFRRKGWL
- a CDS encoding IS66 family transposase; the protein is MSVAPLPDLDALSLAELKKLVVELLVRVSTLEEENQQLRAENAQLKDLPKKPKLAPGGMDKATEPDRRARTKEARRQRRNRQSGRRTPPVTTERTLVIEAPAGSRRRGFEPFTVQDLILAPQVIRFRRERWVTPDGQEIIAPLPPEVRGHFGPGIVRFVLMQHVQGQVTVERLRAQLRGLGVRISKGQIITLLTANKDAFHAEKDAILEAGLATAAWVTVDDTGARHAGANEYTTHIGNDRFAWFATRPSKSRLNFLDLLRAGHPDYVINATALAYLVEHGVPESIVAALLAAGPRSFADDAAWQAQLDSFGFGAGHRRRVTEAAMVGAIVARGLLTDTVIISDDAGQFDVFQHALCWIHAERHLRRIVCVTNEQQRQVALQRQLVWWFYADLKLYKDDPNAIRRTALRRRFDRIFTRVTGFAELDEAVARTLANKDELLLVLDRPDIPLHTNGSENDVRSFVTKRRISGETRSAAGKQARDTFLSLLKTCSKLAISFWDYLGARLNIPDADRVPWLPDLIRQNASA